The genomic window TCGGGACGGCCGGCTCGACCGGGCCGTCGAGGACCTCGCCGAGGCCCGCTCCTCGGGCATCGACGTGATCTCGACCGCCGCCCAGTGCTTCCTGGCGATGGTCGAGGCCCGCCGAGGTCGGCTCGACCAGGCCCGCGAGCAACTCGCCGAGGCCCGCGAGGCGATCGGCAGGGCTGCGCCCGCCGTCACCGCCGACCAGGGCCCGGCGTGGCACGACTGGCTGATCAGCCGGATCGCCCTCCGCGAGGCCGAGGCCCTGATCGGTCGCGAGGCCCCTCGGCAAGGCCATCCGCCCGCCCCGGGCCGCGGGACCTCTCGCGAGTGATCGAGGGCCCGGGCGGGCGGCGGCCGGATCGAGGCGGCAGGATCGCCCTCGACGGACCGACTCACTCCTCCAGCGTCGCGTCCAGGGTGATCTCCGCCTTGAGGAGCTTGGACACCGGGCAGCCGGCCTTGGCCTTGCCGGTGAGCTCCTCGAACTTCGCCCGGTCGGCGCCGGGGATCTTCGCCTTGAGGGTCAGGTGGACGGCCGTGATGGCGAAGCCGTCGCCCTGCTTGTCCAGCGTGACGTCGGCCCGCGTCTCCATCCGCTCCGCGGTGAGGCCGGCCTCGCCCAGGATCAGGGACAGCGCCATGGTGAAGCAGCCGGCGTGCGCGGCGCCGATGAGCTCCTCCGGGTTGGTGCCGGGCTTGCCCTCGAACCGGGCGGCGAAGCCGTAGGGATAGTTCTTCAGGGCGCCGCTGCGAGTGGAGATGGCCCCCACGCCGTCCTTCAACCCGCCCTGCCACACCGCCGATCCGTAGGTCTTCATGGGGTCCTCCTCGATGGGGATGCATGCCGGCCCCTCGGCCGGGCCGAGGGCCGATGATACGACACGCCGAACGCCGCGATCAGGCGTCCGCCCGGCGATCCTCCGGCGAGCGGTCCTGCGCGGCCGGCTCGCGGCCGGGGTGGCCGTCGCCGTTCCCGTCGGAGGCGACCGGGTGCGAGCCGTTCCCGTC from Aquisphaera giovannonii includes these protein-coding regions:
- a CDS encoding OsmC family protein, producing the protein MKTYGSAVWQGGLKDGVGAISTRSGALKNYPYGFAARFEGKPGTNPEELIGAAHAGCFTMALSLILGEAGLTAERMETRADVTLDKQGDGFAITAVHLTLKAKIPGADRAKFEELTGKAKAGCPVSKLLKAEITLDATLEE